The genomic segment atatataatgtaggaAGGGGAGATGATGTAACAAGAGTTGGGCTGTGGAGGGGCTGATGATGATGAGGCGGGTGCTGTGGGTGCTGTGGGTGCTGTTGGATGTTTGTGCTGAGTCACAGTGACACCTCATATGGGGGAGGGGCAGCACCCGGTGTATAAATTCAGCCCGTGGGAGTCTCATTCCCAGTCTCATTCCCAGGACTATGGCTGAACAGAGAGTTGTGGTGGTGTTTGGGGCCACAGGTGAGTGTTACATGGGGGGTGGGTACAGTTACTTTTACACACGACTGACACTTGCTATTGTCTGACACTCACGGGTAATTAACAAGTCATTTATTCGCATGGTGCATGGCTGCACAAGAGTCGGTTGAGTCTGCAGCGTGCATGTGACTGAATCACTAATTagccactcacactcacactcacactctgcGGCTGCCAATAAAGGGGTGACACACGGTGGGTCTTATTCACTATCAAGAAGTAACTTGTTATAAgtatcagccaatcagcaggctgCAATTACTGCTCAGTTGTTGTAAAGctgatcttattggttgctatgggttactgcacctgctGATACTTTGTGCTTATTACATATGGGCTACTTGTTCCACTTGTCCTGGAGCCAATTCTCTAACATGAGACACAAATGTTCCTGTTAAAGGGCTGCTTCACCTTGAAGTGAACTTTTAGGATATTTtcagcatcttttcaattggtcttcattgtttgttttggagttatttgcctctttcttctgacttGTTCCAGGGGGAGGGGCtacttttattcctcatctttctattcagtctctcctattcatattccagtctcttattcacattcgtgcatggttgctaggggaatttgctgtaatcacaaaattaattttaaaggtgaacatcccattTAATCAGTTGCCATAGAGACCCTTGTGCCGGGGGCAGTTGCCATAGAGACCCTTGTGCCGGGGGCAGTTGCCCATAGAGACCCTTGTGCCGGGGGCAGTTGCCCATAGAGACCCTTGTACTGGGGCAGTTGCCCATAGAGACCCTTGTGCCGGGGGCAGTTGCCATAGAGACCCTTGTGCCGGGGCGTTGCCATAGAGACCCTTGTGCCGGGGGCAGTTGCCATAGAGACCCTTGTGCCGGGGGCAGTTGCCATAGAGACCCTTGTGCCGGGGGCAGTTGCCATAGAGACCCTTGTGCCGGGGGCAGTTGCCCATAGAGACCCTTGTGCCGGGGGCAGTTGCCATAGAGACCCTTGTGCCGGGGGCAGTTGCCATAGAGACCCTTGTGCCGGGGGCAGTTGCCATAGAGACCCTTGTGCCGGGGGCAGTTGCCATAGAGACCCTTGTGCCGGGGGCAGTTGCCATAGAGACCCTTGTACTGGGGGCAGTTGCCATAGAGACCCTTGTGCCGGGGGCAGTTGCCATAGAGACCCTTGTGCCGGGGGCAGTTGCCCATAGAGACCCTTGTGCCGGGGGCAGTTGCCATAGAGACCCTTGTGCCGGGGGCAGTTGCCATAGAGACCCTTGTGCCGGGGGcagttgcccataacaaccagtcAGCCGGTGGCATGAGGTGAGACAATGTGTTTGTTGCAGGAGCTCAGGGGGGATCAGTTGCTGCCGCCCTGCTGGCCGATGGCAGTTACACAGTGAGGGCAATAACAAGGGACATGAAGAAAGCAGCGGCCGTTCAGCTAAAGTCAGCCGGAGCCCAGGTGGTGTGTGCCGATCTGGACAATGAGACCAGCCTGGAGTCGGCACTGACCGGGGCACATTCTGCCTTTGTTGTCACCAATTTCTGGGAACATTTTAACAAAGACAAAGAGATTGAGCAGGTAATGTCTACTGTGTAACTCCACCCActcatacaactcccagcagcactcCCTGTATCACACTGATGTACCTACCCACCATGTAACTCCACCCActcatacaactcccagcaacactCCCTGTATCTCCTTTATGTACCTACCCATTATGTAACTCCACCCActcatacaactcccagcagtactCCCTGTCTCTCCTTTATATACCTACCCACCATGTAACTCCACCCActgatacaactcccagcagcactcCCTGTATCTCCTTTATGTACCAACCCACCATGTAACTCCACCCActgatacaactcccagcagcactcCCTGTATCTGATTGATGTACCTACCCCCATGTAACTCATATACCAGTCATGTTTGGGGCCCCTGTGCCTTACATTGGATTCTGGGAGTCTCCCATTACTGAGCCCCTCATACAATTCTTGTTTTGCAGGGGAAACGGATCGCAGATATGAGCAAACGCCTGGGCCTGAAGCACGTGGTCTTTAGTGGGCTGGAGAATGTGAAGAAGCTGACGGGGGGAAAGCTGGAGGTGCTGCACTGTGATGGCAAAGGAGAGGTGGAGGAGTACTTCCGAGCTATCGGGGTCCCCATGACCAGCGTCAGACTCCCCAGCTACTTTGAAAACCTGCTGACCTTCTTCAGGCCAACAAAAGCGAGTGATGGGGAGTCCTACAATCTTGGTAAGGAGTTTGGGGTTCCTGTTGGTGCATCATCCTGTATCTACATATATGTATCATGTATCTTTCTGTATGTTTCCAGCCATCCCTATGGGAGACATCTTGCAGGATGGGATGTCCGTGGCAGATCTGGGGCCAGTGGTTGCCAGTATCCTGAAGTGCCCAGCCAAGTACATAGGGAAGGACATTGGGCTCAGCACAGACAAGCTGACGGTGGCTCAGTACGCTGACATCATGTCCAAGGTCACTGGCAAAACCATCAAAGATGCCAAGGTGAGAATTGACTGGTCCATTGCTGTATCACAGTGATCTTTCTATTCCATTAGATCCAGGCCTAAACCTTACTCTTCTGCCCTACAGATCTCCCTAGAAGCCTTCAGGAACTTGGGGTTCCCTGGAGCACAAGAACTGGGCAATATGTTTGAGTTCTACCAGATGAAACCAGACCGGAATGTGGATCTCACACTTGAGCTCAACCCCAAAGCCAAGAAGTTCTCCGAGTGGATGCAGCAGAACAAGGATGGGTATAAAGACCTGTAGGAAAGGACTTGGTTGCCTTCTCCAGCAGATTCTCTTGGGGTTTCATGCATTCATGGCATGAGAGAGTCCCACTTACTGTCAAGCTTTGTGTTCTGTAGGTTCTGCTTAACCTGGACTTTGTGATCTGAACCACTAAATTATGTGACAGACCCAGAACTAACCccttttgtattaataaaaagatTATCCATCCATGTTACCAGTCTCCGTATCTATTTCTACTATAGAAAGtgattaaaggggacatacagaATCCTTGTCACACgggcaattataaataataaatgacacCTGATTTAATTTGGCCATGACTATTACTGGTCTAACACTCGGGTGCCAACAGCCCAAAGGTTCCCAGTACTGataggtgaatctgacccattctGCTTTGCCaacaagtcaatgggtgtttttcaaaGTGctcttttgtttttactttacattagtctatgggcatcttcTCTAGGTGAAACCCTAACATGGGCTCACCTTAATTCTCAGGGGGCTCTGGTACTAGTAGATCAACAACATCTCTAGAATTGAAGTTTGGTTTAGTCCAGAGCAGTGTGTTTTGAGTGAGAACTGGGTCAATATTAACAGAATCAAgaattattaatataaatgacTAGGCAAAGCTCAAAGGGACCTTCTACTGAAGAAGATGAAGCCTCATTCCATTTGTATTAGAAACACTGTCCAAAGTTTTATATATGGCAGGTCTTCCTCTGGCAGTAAAGCTGGGATTCCAGGGTAGGATGGGCCACAGAGTTGTGACTTGTACAGAGAGGACTTCACAGGATATCACTTGTCTGGTCTGACAAAGATCTAACGTTTCTTCTGGCTCCAGAGTTTGGTACCTACAGAACCATGACATGGATGGGGGTTGAGCTGCTGGTGTGAGACAGGGTATTATCTGGATACAGGGAGCTCTGCTGGGTGACGAGAGACTCAGAAGGTCCAATATGAAAGATATGAGTTTTTGCAGACTGAGGTGTCACTAAGTTTGTTTATTGCTGAATATTCAGAATATTCCTGCAGAACAACAGCAAGAATGGAATGGTCTTACTGGGAGTGGCCCAATATATACGGGGTTGAT from the Xenopus laevis strain J_2021 chromosome 9_10L, Xenopus_laevis_v10.1, whole genome shotgun sequence genome contains:
- the LOC121397868 gene encoding nmrA-like family domain-containing protein 1; translation: MAEQRVVVVFGATGAQGGSVAAALLADGSYTVRAITRDMKKAAAVQLKSAGAQVVCADLDNETSLESALTGAHSAFVVTNFWEHFNKDKEIEQGKRIADMSKRLGLKHVVFSGLENVKKLTGGKLEVLHCDGKGEVEEYFRAIGVPMTSVRLPSYFENLLTFFRPTKASDGESYNLAIPMGDILQDGMSVADLGPVVASILKCPAKYIGKDIGLSTDKLTVAQYADIMSKVTGKTIKDAKISLEAFRNLGFPGAQELGNMFEFYQMKPDRNVDLTLELNPKAKKFSEWMQQNKDGYKDL